A genomic region of Janthinobacterium lividum contains the following coding sequences:
- a CDS encoding GNAT family N-acetyltransferase — translation MSSPSSIAVSHAEASRTARSLAAALAGDPFYRTVTVACSDDEAARLAMLEAYFALALEEGRQAGRVDLVDDAGNGAAIWTTDTPAALRQAAYGQREAALRALLGEQGFAHFTAIVANMEHALAPHGLQDAWYLSIAGIAPAAQGQGLGASVLAPGLAAVDAARAACFLETYNERSLPFYARLGFVAAGRYAEAVTGCDYWLMVRAPRAA, via the coding sequence ATGTCCAGCCCGTCCAGCATCGCAGTTTCCCACGCCGAAGCTTCCCGCACCGCCCGCAGCCTGGCCGCCGCCCTGGCCGGCGATCCGTTCTACCGCACCGTCACGGTGGCGTGCAGCGACGACGAGGCGGCGCGGCTGGCCATGCTGGAAGCCTACTTCGCGCTGGCGCTGGAAGAAGGCCGCCAGGCGGGGCGCGTCGACCTGGTGGATGACGCGGGCAATGGCGCCGCCATCTGGACGACGGATACGCCGGCAGCCCTGCGTCAGGCGGCGTATGGGCAGCGCGAAGCCGCCTTGCGCGCGCTGCTGGGGGAGCAGGGCTTTGCGCATTTCACGGCCATCGTCGCGAACATGGAGCACGCGCTGGCGCCGCACGGTTTGCAGGATGCCTGGTATCTGTCGATCGCCGGCATCGCCCCGGCCGCGCAAGGGCAGGGACTGGGCGCGTCCGTGCTGGCGCCGGGCCTGGCGGCCGTCGATGCGGCGCGTGCTGCATGCTTCCTGGAGACCTACAACGAGCGCAGCCTGCCGTTCTATGCCCGTCTTGGCTTCGTGGCGGCGGGACGCTACGCGGAAGCCGTCACGGGCTGCGACTACTGGCTGATGGTACGAGCGCCCCGCGCTGCCTGA
- a CDS encoding mechanosensitive ion channel family protein produces the protein MSALLRLLCLLTIFLLPAAHADDGVPALVAEAASVVAPSQAAAARTAPLMFANRKVFVFRAALAGYPPDERATGAQRRLEGVLAKNGPLQTSTRMIPEGTQVLLDGVQLFVVVPGDVNQLAGDTTESVAKTAAGELSKAVLDYREQGSWRYLSIAAAVCAAATLVFWLVWMGLTRLYHWAKRRSGILLASRLRDVRLKNVRVLDAEHYIAFAYQLLSAVLWGLRLMATYLWAAFVLGRLPYTRSWGESLSGYLFDVAADVFHAIIGALPGLVLVCVIFAIARLIAATAASLFKRVESGELQIGWLDKDTALPTRRIASVVIWLFALAMAYPYLPGSHTAAFQGLSVLVGLMVSIGASSIVGQGASGLILMYTRALRKGEYVRVGDSEGTVVDVGMFETRLRTGLGEEVALPNAWVMSQTTKNYSRAQPGGGFVLDSTVTIGYATPWRQVHAMLELAASRTTELSTTPKPYVMQLALQDYYVQYRLVAYASAEVPRQRAEVLNRLHQNIIDVFNEFDVQITSPHYIDDPKESHVVPPEQWFRAPAKRGEESSEVVPPTP, from the coding sequence ATGTCCGCGCTGCTCCGCCTGTTGTGCCTGTTGACCATTTTCCTGCTGCCCGCAGCCCATGCGGACGACGGCGTGCCCGCGCTCGTTGCGGAGGCCGCATCCGTCGTGGCGCCGTCGCAGGCCGCAGCGGCCAGGACGGCGCCGTTGATGTTTGCCAACCGCAAGGTGTTTGTCTTCCGCGCCGCGCTGGCCGGCTATCCGCCCGATGAGCGGGCCACGGGTGCGCAGCGCCGGCTGGAAGGCGTGCTGGCCAAGAATGGCCCCCTGCAGACGAGCACGCGGATGATTCCCGAAGGCACGCAAGTGCTGCTCGATGGCGTGCAGCTGTTCGTCGTCGTGCCTGGCGACGTCAACCAGCTGGCCGGCGACACGACGGAAAGCGTGGCGAAAACGGCCGCCGGCGAGTTGAGCAAGGCCGTGCTCGATTACCGCGAACAGGGCAGCTGGCGCTACCTGTCGATCGCGGCCGCCGTGTGCGCGGCCGCCACCCTCGTGTTCTGGCTGGTGTGGATGGGCTTGACGCGCCTGTATCACTGGGCCAAGCGCCGCAGCGGCATCCTGCTGGCCTCGCGCCTGCGCGACGTGCGCCTGAAGAATGTGCGCGTGCTCGATGCCGAACACTACATCGCCTTCGCGTATCAGCTGCTCAGCGCCGTGCTGTGGGGCTTGCGCCTGATGGCCACGTATCTGTGGGCCGCCTTCGTCCTGGGCCGCCTGCCCTACACGCGTTCGTGGGGCGAAAGCCTGAGCGGCTATTTGTTCGACGTGGCCGCCGACGTCTTCCACGCCATCATCGGCGCCTTGCCGGGGCTGGTGCTGGTCTGCGTGATCTTCGCCATCGCGCGCCTGATCGCCGCCACGGCCGCCTCGCTGTTCAAGCGCGTGGAAAGCGGCGAATTGCAAATCGGCTGGCTGGACAAGGACACGGCCCTGCCGACGCGCCGCATCGCCAGCGTGGTGATCTGGCTGTTCGCGCTGGCCATGGCGTATCCGTATCTGCCCGGCTCGCACACGGCCGCCTTCCAGGGACTGTCCGTGCTGGTGGGCCTGATGGTGTCGATCGGCGCGTCGAGCATCGTGGGCCAGGGCGCCAGCGGCCTGATCCTGATGTACACGCGGGCCCTGCGCAAGGGAGAATATGTGCGCGTGGGCGACAGCGAAGGCACGGTGGTCGACGTGGGCATGTTCGAAACGCGGCTGCGCACGGGCCTCGGGGAAGAGGTGGCCTTGCCAAACGCCTGGGTGATGTCGCAAACGACAAAGAACTATTCGCGCGCCCAGCCCGGCGGCGGCTTCGTGCTCGACTCCACCGTCACCATCGGCTATGCCACGCCATGGCGGCAAGTGCACGCCATGCTGGAACTGGCCGCCTCGCGCACGACGGAGCTGTCCACCACGCCAAAACCGTACGTGATGCAGCTGGCCCTGCAAGATTACTACGTGCAATACCGCCTCGTCGCCTACGCCAGCGCCGAAGTCCCCCGCCAGCGCGCCGAAGTACTGAACCGCTTGCACCAGAACATCATCGACGTTTTCAACGAATTCGACGTGCAGATCACCTCGCCGCACTACATCGATGACCCGAAAGAGTCGCATGTGGTGCCGCCGGAGCAGTGGTTCAGGGCGCCGGCGAAGCGGGGGGAGGAATCGAGTGAGGTGGTTCCGCCCACCCCTTGA